The Syntrophobotulus glycolicus DSM 8271 DNA window AGACGGGCTGGTAAGAGAAGTTTCTGAAGACATCCCGGCAAACAGGGCTCAGGAAATCCTGGGCGCGGATTCGCCTGAGGAGATCGGGCTTGTAGACGGTCAGGGAAAGTATTTGTTTCCCGGCCTGGTGGATGTCCATGTTCATTTGCGCGAGCCGGGATTTGAAGACAAGGAAGATATCGCAAGCGGCTCCCGGGCTGCCGTGCGGGGAGGCTTTACCTCAATTATGGCCATGGCCAATACTTCGCCGGTTGTAGATCACCGGGCTCTGGCTGAATTTGTGCTGCGGCAGGGCCAGAGAGCGGGAAAAGCCAGGGTCTATACGGCCGCAGCGGTGACCAAGGGACTGCGGGGAGAAGAGCTTGTGGAGATGATGGATCTCAAGGAAGGCGGAGTATCGGCTTTCTCTGATGACGGCAAGGGGATTCAGAGCGCGGAAATGATGAGGCTGGCCCTGGAGTATGCCAAGCTGACCGGGCTGCCGGTCGTTGCCCATTGTGAGGATGAATCACTGGCGGCCGGGGGAGCCATACGGAAAAGCGAGACAAGTGCGAGGCTGGGGTTTAAAGGAATTCCGGCCGGTTCGGAAAGTGTGATGGTGGTCCGGGATGTGATCCTGGCCGGGGAAACCGGCGGTAAATTGCATATTGCCCATGTTTCCACCAAAGAAAGTGTGGAGGCGATTCGGACAGGCAAGGCCCGGGGCTTGGATATTACGGCTGAGGTCAACCCTTATCACCTCATATTTACCTGTGAGGATGTGACCCTGACGGACACATCATATAAGGTTAACCCGCCCCTCCCTTCAAAAGAAGACCAGGAGGCCCTTTGGCAGGGTATCCTGGACGGGACGATCGATATGCTGGCGACTGACCATGCTCCCCATACCAGGGAGGAAAAGGCCCGGCCGTTTGGAGAAGCCCCTTTTGGCATCAATGGTTTGGAGACAGCTCTGGCGGCGGTATGGCAGGCCTTTGTAGCCAAAGGGATTCTTTCTGTGGAAAAATTGATTGAATTATGGTCTCTGAATCCGGCGCGCCGCTTTGGCTGGGAGGCAGGGACGTTGAAACCCGGACATCCTGCGGATATGGTGCTTTTTGATCCGGAGCGCAGGGAAGTGATCGATCCGGCCGGGATGGAATCCAGGAGCGTCAACACGCCGTATTTGGGCAGGGAAATGCGAGGTCTGCCCGAGATGACCTGGGTGGCGGGCAAGCTGGTGATGAAGGACCGCAGGGTCATTTAAATCAAGGTCATTGAAATTCAGAAAAGATCAAGATTGAACATGATGTAAAATCGGGCAGGAGAGGTGAGCAGTTATGGCATGGCTGGTTCTCAAGGATGGCAAGGCCTACGAGGGCGAAGCGTTTGGTTTTTGGAAGGACAGTGAGCCGGTAACCGGTGAGGTGGTTTTCAATACCTCCATGTGCGGTTACCAGGAAATGATCACTGATTTATCATATTCCGGTCAGATTCTGACCTTTACCCATCCG harbors:
- a CDS encoding dihydroorotase; this translates as MWWIKNVHLVDPAQGISGIRDILVKDGLVREVSEDIPANRAQEILGADSPEEIGLVDGQGKYLFPGLVDVHVHLREPGFEDKEDIASGSRAAVRGGFTSIMAMANTSPVVDHRALAEFVLRQGQRAGKARVYTAAAVTKGLRGEELVEMMDLKEGGVSAFSDDGKGIQSAEMMRLALEYAKLTGLPVVAHCEDESLAAGGAIRKSETSARLGFKGIPAGSESVMVVRDVILAGETGGKLHIAHVSTKESVEAIRTGKARGLDITAEVNPYHLIFTCEDVTLTDTSYKVNPPLPSKEDQEALWQGILDGTIDMLATDHAPHTREEKARPFGEAPFGINGLETALAAVWQAFVAKGILSVEKLIELWSLNPARRFGWEAGTLKPGHPADMVLFDPERREVIDPAGMESRSVNTPYLGREMRGLPEMTWVAGKLVMKDRRVI